One genomic window of Polyangium aurulentum includes the following:
- a CDS encoding ATP-binding cassette domain-containing protein, producing the protein MTGVALEADVTLAVGRGAAAFTVEARMSIDAGVLVLFGPSGAGKTLTLRSIAGLLRPSRGLVRAGGEVLFDADRGIDVPAHLRRIGYVPQQQALFPHLDVLGNVVFGLSRGERKRPGPEVLGLLDELGIAHLASARVGSLSGGERQRVALGRALAARPRLLLLDEPFSALDRAAREELGRKLREALDRRGLSAVLVTHDPDEAAALGDRVVRFERGRGVVALAAGEMFGPNPRR; encoded by the coding sequence GTGACGGGCGTCGCGCTCGAGGCCGACGTGACGCTCGCGGTGGGCCGCGGCGCGGCGGCGTTCACGGTCGAGGCGCGCATGTCGATCGACGCCGGGGTGCTCGTGCTCTTCGGCCCGTCGGGCGCGGGAAAGACCCTCACCTTGCGGTCGATCGCGGGGCTCTTGCGTCCTTCGCGGGGCCTCGTGCGCGCGGGGGGCGAGGTGCTCTTCGACGCGGACAGGGGGATCGACGTGCCCGCGCACCTGCGGCGAATCGGGTACGTGCCGCAGCAGCAGGCGCTCTTTCCGCACCTCGACGTGCTCGGCAACGTGGTCTTCGGCCTGTCGCGGGGCGAGCGCAAGCGCCCGGGGCCGGAGGTCCTCGGGCTGCTCGACGAGCTCGGGATCGCGCACCTCGCCTCGGCGCGCGTGGGGTCCTTGTCGGGCGGGGAGCGGCAGCGCGTGGCGCTCGGGCGCGCGCTCGCGGCCCGGCCGCGGCTCCTGTTGCTCGACGAGCCTTTCTCGGCGCTCGATCGGGCCGCGCGGGAAGAGCTGGGGCGAAAGCTGCGCGAGGCCCTCGATCGCCGGGGTCTGTCCGCGGTCCTCGTGACGCACGATCCAGACGAGGCGGCGGCGCTCGGCGACCGCGTGGTGCGCTTCGAGCGAGGGCGGGGCGTCGTGGCGCTGGCGGCCGGGGAAATGTTCGGCCCGAACCCGAGGCGTTAG
- the modB gene encoding molybdate ABC transporter permease subunit — MAADASFPIELSLRVAGLALLLSAPVGLSLAFLQARRRYRLRGVVDALIFLPLVLPPSVVGYFLVVLFGRRGFVGPLLEDAFGIRFVFSPAGAVLASAVVAMPILVKTAQPSIEAVPRELEDVGRTLGLGPLEVLLRVTAPLAWRGVLGALVLAFGRAIGEFGATLMLAGNIPGRTNTMPIEIFAAFQDGDDARAGLYVAVLTLISTAVVIAAGGLAPKEGAA; from the coding sequence GTGGCTGCCGACGCATCGTTCCCGATCGAGCTGTCCTTGCGCGTGGCGGGGCTCGCGCTGCTCTTGTCGGCGCCCGTGGGCCTGTCGCTCGCGTTCTTGCAGGCGCGGCGGCGCTACCGCTTGCGGGGCGTCGTCGACGCGCTGATCTTCCTGCCCCTCGTCCTGCCGCCCTCCGTCGTCGGCTACTTCCTGGTGGTGCTCTTCGGCCGGCGCGGGTTTGTCGGTCCGCTCCTCGAGGACGCGTTCGGGATCCGGTTCGTCTTCTCGCCAGCGGGCGCGGTGCTCGCCTCCGCGGTGGTGGCGATGCCGATCCTGGTGAAGACGGCGCAGCCGTCGATCGAGGCGGTGCCGCGCGAGCTGGAGGACGTGGGGCGGACGCTCGGGCTCGGGCCGCTCGAGGTTCTCCTGCGCGTGACGGCGCCGCTCGCGTGGCGCGGCGTGCTCGGCGCGCTCGTGCTCGCGTTCGGGCGCGCGATAGGCGAGTTTGGCGCGACGCTCATGCTCGCGGGCAACATCCCCGGCAGGACCAACACCATGCCGATCGAGATCTTCGCCGCGTTCCAGGACGGCGACGACGCGCGCGCGGGCCTGTACGTCGCCGTGCTGACCTTGATCTCGACGGCCGTGGTGATCGCGGCGGGGGGGCTCGCGCCCAAGGAAGGCGCGGCGTGA
- a CDS encoding ParB N-terminal domain-containing protein: protein MLAVQGAPGTASVQIVVLPVAATNARGMLGGMATSTKRAAAPRAKKKAAGDEAPAAKRTRRKKTEAAGPRGLPPNALLSGPIPPEAEALARAIEADGGSALATYRDPLGSHPIVLAGLPIELVEPTPFQRDLSETHTKRLAGVLDKIDLFLDPIIAVRTPAGKYWTPNGNHRLHAMKQLGARALVALVLPNERVAYQILALNTEKAHNVREKALEVIRMARSLAEAGSDRSERDFAFEFEEPALITLGLCYEARGRFSGGSYQGLLRATDDFLDAPLAEALEIRKGRAERLVELDDAVTAAAAALKARGFESPYLKPFVIARVNPLRFQRGARLGFDELMDRMIASAKKFDPGAVRPEQIARAAGPPPEDAA, encoded by the coding sequence ATGCTAGCCGTCCAGGGCGCGCCGGGCACGGCGAGCGTGCAGATCGTCGTTTTACCAGTTGCCGCGACGAACGCGCGGGGGATGCTCGGGGGCATGGCGACGAGCACCAAGCGCGCAGCGGCGCCGCGCGCAAAGAAGAAGGCAGCGGGGGACGAGGCGCCGGCCGCGAAGCGGACGCGGCGCAAGAAGACCGAGGCGGCGGGCCCGCGAGGTTTGCCCCCGAACGCGCTCCTCTCCGGCCCCATCCCGCCCGAAGCCGAGGCGCTCGCGCGCGCGATCGAGGCCGACGGCGGCTCCGCGCTCGCCACCTACCGCGACCCGCTCGGGTCGCACCCCATCGTGCTCGCGGGGCTGCCGATCGAGCTGGTCGAGCCCACGCCCTTCCAGCGCGACCTGTCGGAGACGCACACCAAGCGGCTCGCGGGCGTGCTCGACAAGATCGATCTCTTCCTCGACCCGATCATCGCGGTGCGCACGCCGGCCGGAAAATATTGGACCCCAAACGGTAACCACCGGCTCCACGCGATGAAGCAGCTCGGCGCGCGCGCGCTCGTGGCCCTCGTCCTGCCGAACGAGCGCGTCGCCTACCAGATCCTCGCGCTGAACACCGAGAAGGCGCACAACGTGCGGGAAAAGGCGCTCGAGGTGATCCGCATGGCGCGCTCGCTCGCGGAGGCAGGCAGCGACAGGAGCGAGCGCGATTTCGCGTTCGAGTTCGAGGAGCCGGCGCTGATCACGCTCGGGCTCTGCTACGAGGCGCGCGGGCGCTTCTCGGGCGGCTCGTACCAGGGCCTCCTGCGCGCGACGGACGATTTCCTCGACGCGCCGCTCGCGGAGGCGCTCGAGATCCGAAAAGGCCGGGCCGAGCGGCTCGTCGAGCTGGACGACGCGGTGACGGCGGCGGCGGCGGCGCTCAAGGCGCGCGGGTTCGAGAGCCCGTACCTGAAGCCGTTCGTGATCGCCCGCGTCAACCCGCTCCGCTTCCAGCGAGGGGCGCGGCTCGGGTTCGACGAGCTGATGGACCGGATGATCGCGTCGGCGAAGAAGTTCGACCCCGGCGCGGTGCGGCCGGAGCAGATTGCGCGCGCGGCGGGTCCGCCGCCGGAGGACGCGGCGTAG
- a CDS encoding GAF domain-containing protein — protein MKTAAVDTIQRARRAAALARMDSVVSPQDGLVAMREILAQLLGCEQFALLAMDATRTRLSLVAAHGVDPAGMKSRAISEGLIGRAARRGEPFIAGRSSRLGASADEDALSAAIPIRDGGQVAGVLALFRLLPHKRGFVAGDADLFDVLSERGAIALAVRSASSHPAAQTPSSPPQPAAASRIRAVYLYPGDVFVSDAPAELSAVVGSCVALCLWDERLRFGGMSHYLLPASPLGRAPSLRFGSAAIPALIGSLERLGSRKDDLRAKLFGGAAVNAPSAAKVDPMLGQQNVEIGRRLLAEAGISILAEDVGGTAGRKLTFRTDDGSAQVKVIGAA, from the coding sequence ATGAAGACCGCGGCCGTCGACACCATCCAGCGCGCTCGCAGAGCCGCCGCCCTCGCGCGCATGGACAGCGTCGTGAGCCCCCAGGACGGCCTCGTCGCCATGCGGGAGATCTTGGCCCAGCTCCTCGGCTGCGAGCAGTTTGCCCTGCTCGCGATGGACGCGACGCGGACGCGCCTGTCGCTCGTCGCCGCGCACGGCGTCGATCCGGCCGGCATGAAGAGCCGCGCGATCTCCGAGGGCCTCATCGGTCGCGCGGCCCGGCGCGGCGAGCCGTTCATCGCGGGCCGCTCGAGCCGGCTCGGCGCGAGCGCCGACGAGGACGCGCTCTCGGCCGCCATCCCGATCCGCGACGGAGGCCAGGTGGCGGGCGTGCTCGCGCTCTTTCGGCTCTTGCCGCACAAAAGAGGGTTTGTCGCGGGCGATGCCGACCTCTTCGACGTCCTGTCCGAGCGCGGCGCGATCGCGCTCGCGGTCAGGAGCGCGTCGAGCCACCCCGCCGCGCAGACGCCCTCGTCGCCGCCGCAGCCCGCCGCGGCTTCCCGGATCAGGGCCGTCTACCTCTATCCGGGCGACGTCTTCGTGTCCGACGCGCCCGCGGAGCTATCGGCGGTCGTCGGCTCGTGCGTGGCGCTGTGCTTGTGGGACGAGCGCCTGCGATTCGGTGGAATGAGCCATTATCTGCTCCCCGCGAGCCCCCTCGGCCGGGCCCCGTCCCTGCGCTTCGGGAGCGCGGCCATCCCCGCGCTGATCGGCTCTCTCGAGCGGCTCGGCAGCCGCAAGGACGACCTGCGGGCGAAGCTCTTCGGCGGCGCCGCGGTGAACGCCCCGAGCGCGGCGAAGGTCGATCCGATGCTCGGCCAGCAAAACGTCGAGATCGGCCGGCGCTTGCTCGCCGAGGCGGGCATTTCGATCCTCGCCGAGGACGTCGGCGGCACCGCGGGCCGCAAGCTGACCTTCCGCACGGACGACGGCTCCGCGCAGGTCAAGGTGATTGGGGCCGCGTGA
- a CDS encoding response regulator gives MADSKKVLLVDDSPTNLMVARALLEGATCAVLSATNGQEGVAAALTEHPDLILMDVVVPGIDGFEACRRLRAMDETREIPIILVTTRSSPENVELGYASGCNDYIIKPFDGDELRAKVRSLLGA, from the coding sequence ATGGCCGATTCGAAGAAAGTTCTGCTGGTCGACGACTCTCCCACGAACTTAATGGTTGCGCGGGCGCTGCTCGAGGGGGCGACGTGCGCCGTGCTCAGCGCAACGAACGGCCAGGAAGGCGTGGCGGCAGCGCTCACCGAGCATCCGGACCTCATTCTGATGGACGTGGTCGTGCCGGGAATCGACGGCTTCGAGGCGTGCCGCCGCCTGCGCGCGATGGACGAGACGCGCGAGATCCCGATCATCCTGGTCACGACGCGCTCGAGCCCCGAGAACGTCGAGCTCGGCTACGCGAGCGGCTGCAACGATTACATCATCAAGCCCTTCGACGGCGACGAGCTGCGCGCGAAGGTCCGCAGCCTCCTCGGCGCGTGA
- a CDS encoding methyl-accepting chemotaxis protein, whose amino-acid sequence MLDAFRDASLTKKLMLGFVLIALLAGVVGYQGLRGMARMSELLVDLHERHAVSLAHLRGANTQLVHEARMVRNVVIESALDDGREIDTWTSGYARYSAAFDKELDSFQAHASAEGKARASEIRAQIQDLRQVEAQIMALARQGKAKEASQRLNEARSLAGVVDEHVENLSKATFDRMDEAAANAMDVHEKTRSFVVVLVCAAVALALLIGIALTRSITRPIEMTLGAATRIAKGDLSDKLQATSKDETGQMTSAMVEMIASLRETAHAAERIASGDLTVEVHPWSDKDVLGNAFQEMVDKLSRTMGEILEGASALSGAAVQLSTTSQAVAHGTNEQAASVEETTARLSQMGASIQQNAENSRHMAQTAAKGVRDAEESGKAVAQTVQAMKAIADKISIIQEIAHQTNLLALNAAIEAARAGEHGRGFAVVAAEVRKLAERSQTSAKEIQSLAASSVIAAERSGQLLTDLVPAIKTTADLVQTVAAASSEQSEGVAQISQAMGQVDQVTQQNASAAEELAATAEHLAMQAESLRELMAFFSIADPEGAPARKPMRAFPPAALHAPSPAQAAHAQRQGTSPADGKRRSPSPRAARGAKEFTRF is encoded by the coding sequence ATGCTGGATGCATTTCGGGACGCTTCGCTGACGAAGAAGCTGATGCTGGGCTTCGTCCTGATCGCCCTCCTCGCCGGGGTCGTCGGATATCAAGGTTTACGCGGAATGGCGCGCATGTCCGAGCTGCTCGTCGACCTGCACGAGCGGCACGCCGTGAGCCTCGCGCACCTGCGCGGAGCGAACACCCAGCTCGTTCATGAAGCGCGAATGGTGCGCAACGTGGTGATCGAGAGCGCGCTCGACGACGGCCGCGAGATCGACACCTGGACGAGCGGATACGCCAGGTACAGCGCTGCATTCGACAAGGAGCTCGATAGCTTCCAGGCCCATGCCTCGGCGGAGGGCAAGGCTCGCGCCAGCGAGATCAGAGCCCAGATTCAGGACCTTCGCCAGGTCGAGGCGCAGATCATGGCGCTCGCGCGGCAAGGGAAGGCGAAGGAGGCCAGCCAGCGCTTGAACGAGGCGCGCTCCCTCGCCGGCGTCGTCGACGAGCACGTCGAAAACCTCTCCAAGGCCACGTTCGACAGGATGGATGAGGCGGCCGCCAACGCCATGGACGTCCACGAGAAGACGCGCTCTTTCGTGGTCGTGCTGGTGTGCGCCGCCGTCGCCCTCGCGCTGTTGATCGGCATCGCCTTGACCCGCTCGATCACCCGGCCGATCGAGATGACGCTCGGCGCCGCGACGCGGATCGCGAAGGGCGATCTTTCGGACAAACTGCAAGCGACGAGCAAGGATGAGACGGGGCAGATGACCTCGGCCATGGTGGAGATGATCGCGTCGCTCCGTGAGACGGCGCACGCCGCCGAGCGAATCGCCAGCGGCGACCTCACGGTCGAGGTGCATCCCTGGTCGGACAAGGACGTCCTCGGCAACGCATTCCAGGAGATGGTCGACAAGCTCTCGCGGACCATGGGCGAGATCCTCGAGGGCGCGAGCGCGCTCTCGGGCGCCGCCGTGCAGCTATCCACGACCTCGCAGGCCGTCGCGCACGGCACGAACGAGCAGGCGGCGTCCGTGGAGGAGACGACCGCGCGCCTGTCGCAGATGGGCGCTTCCATCCAGCAGAACGCGGAAAACAGCCGGCATATGGCGCAGACGGCGGCCAAGGGCGTGCGGGACGCCGAGGAGAGCGGGAAGGCGGTCGCTCAGACCGTGCAGGCGATGAAGGCCATTGCCGACAAGATCTCGATCATCCAGGAGATCGCCCATCAGACGAACCTCCTCGCGCTCAATGCCGCGATCGAGGCCGCGAGGGCCGGCGAGCACGGCCGAGGCTTCGCGGTCGTGGCCGCGGAGGTCCGCAAGCTCGCCGAGCGCAGCCAGACCTCGGCGAAGGAGATCCAGAGCCTCGCCGCCTCGAGCGTGATCGCCGCCGAGCGCTCCGGACAGCTCCTCACGGACCTGGTGCCGGCGATCAAGACGACCGCGGATCTCGTTCAGACGGTGGCCGCCGCGTCGAGCGAACAGTCGGAGGGCGTCGCGCAGATCAGCCAGGCGATGGGCCAGGTCGATCAGGTCACCCAGCAGAACGCCTCGGCGGCCGAGGAGCTGGCCGCGACGGCCGAGCATCTCGCCATGCAGGCCGAGTCGTTGAGGGAGCTGATGGCATTCTTCTCCATCGCGGATCCCGAGGGTGCACCTGCCCGCAAGCCGATGCGCGCATTCCCGCCCGCGGCATTGCATGCCCCGAGCCCCGCGCAAGCCGCCCACGCGCAGAGGCAGGGCACCTCTCCGGCGGACGGCAAGCGGCGCTCACCGAGCCCTCGCGCGGCGCGCGGAGCCAAGGAGTTCACGCGGTTCTGA
- a CDS encoding DUF6607 family protein: protein MSYDPRRFAAAALLLMAGCASGPEGRATSPAPAAAPQASAPAACDRERDRAAIVRLAGEFWVDFHFEETVPLRAGYTPADAYETAARELVIVVEDSPTRVVLQHILVVEGGGKSLASKHWREDWQFEDDELLEFRGHRVWERRRLTQAKGTCQWSQAVFEVDDAPRYESVGVFRHDPGVSTWTSGVTYRPLPRREYTKRSDYDVLVGTNRITVTPEGWSHEQDNEKVQLTKPPQSLVREIGVNRYVRSPDASFAVASAYWQRTSGYWSMVREEWSRTLSGGRIEMKREVDGKPLHEHLFKLADATPGPQMRPQVREAIAAFLVAPPAAAD, encoded by the coding sequence ATGTCGTACGATCCACGGAGATTCGCCGCCGCCGCGCTCCTGCTGATGGCCGGTTGCGCCTCCGGGCCCGAGGGGCGCGCGACGTCGCCTGCGCCCGCCGCTGCGCCCCAGGCGAGCGCCCCTGCCGCTTGCGACCGCGAGCGCGACCGCGCGGCCATTGTACGGCTCGCGGGCGAGTTCTGGGTCGATTTCCATTTCGAGGAGACGGTCCCGCTGCGCGCGGGCTACACGCCGGCCGACGCGTACGAGACCGCGGCGCGCGAGCTCGTCATCGTGGTGGAGGACAGCCCCACGCGCGTCGTCTTGCAGCACATCCTCGTCGTGGAGGGGGGCGGCAAGTCCCTGGCGAGCAAGCACTGGCGGGAGGACTGGCAATTCGAGGACGACGAGCTCCTCGAGTTCCGCGGGCACCGGGTCTGGGAGCGCCGGCGGCTCACCCAGGCGAAGGGGACGTGCCAGTGGAGCCAGGCGGTGTTCGAGGTCGACGACGCGCCGCGATACGAGAGCGTCGGGGTTTTCCGCCATGATCCGGGCGTCTCGACGTGGACCTCGGGCGTCACCTACCGCCCGCTGCCCCGCCGGGAGTACACGAAGCGCAGCGATTACGACGTGCTCGTCGGGACCAACCGGATCACGGTGACGCCCGAGGGGTGGTCGCACGAGCAGGACAATGAAAAGGTGCAGCTCACGAAGCCCCCGCAAAGCCTCGTGCGCGAGATCGGCGTGAACCGTTATGTCCGTTCGCCCGACGCGAGCTTCGCGGTCGCCTCGGCGTACTGGCAACGGACGAGCGGCTACTGGTCGATGGTGCGCGAGGAATGGTCCCGCACGCTCTCCGGCGGGCGCATTGAGATGAAGCGAGAGGTCGACGGCAAGCCCCTGCACGAGCACCTTTTCAAGCTCGCCGACGCCACGCCCGGGCCCCAGATGCGCCCGCAGGTCCGCGAGGCGATCGCCGCATTCCTGGTCGCACCGCCGGCGGCCGCGGATTGA
- a CDS encoding HmuY family protein translates to MNRLLFVAPLALLVCACSEEVGKPSTTGSAPGDDPGASLSVPVPAEGRVFITLKEPAIVTPKGDPSASTDWDLAFEGLDVYTNSGESGVGEGGAFGPLDAVTYDDGVAPAIPFLTQDKSGGAFRDYWAYDPSAHVLWVRYHVYGVRDGDKRWKVQILGYYAEQQGAPVPAIYRVRWAEVTSAGVGPTQTLSDLDGTAGGSQAPDDVASECLDLGTGARVMHTPAEARTAKDWHLCFRRATVQVNGELGGPRGVTAVDLHASETSSETVDAVKARTDETELARFDAVGDAELSDPKLIWRGDRVISAFSDYWVDPAASPAAPAPHSWLTVSADGVARYLLVFDAFEGPTATTPGTVSLRIRPEGK, encoded by the coding sequence ATGAATCGATTGCTCTTCGTCGCCCCGCTCGCCCTGCTCGTCTGCGCATGCAGCGAGGAGGTGGGAAAACCCTCGACCACCGGAAGCGCTCCCGGCGATGATCCCGGCGCCTCGCTCTCCGTGCCCGTCCCCGCCGAGGGTCGGGTCTTCATCACGCTGAAAGAGCCCGCGATCGTGACGCCAAAGGGGGATCCGTCGGCCTCGACCGACTGGGATCTCGCGTTCGAGGGGCTGGACGTCTACACGAACAGCGGCGAATCCGGGGTGGGGGAGGGCGGAGCGTTCGGCCCGCTCGACGCGGTCACCTACGACGACGGCGTGGCGCCCGCGATCCCGTTCCTCACGCAGGACAAATCGGGCGGCGCATTCCGCGATTACTGGGCCTACGACCCGAGCGCGCACGTGCTCTGGGTGCGCTATCACGTCTACGGCGTGCGCGACGGCGACAAACGCTGGAAGGTGCAGATCCTCGGCTATTACGCCGAGCAGCAGGGCGCGCCGGTGCCGGCCATTTACCGGGTGCGCTGGGCCGAGGTGACCTCGGCCGGGGTGGGCCCGACGCAGACGCTCTCGGACCTCGACGGCACCGCGGGCGGCTCGCAGGCGCCGGACGACGTCGCGAGCGAATGCCTGGATCTCGGCACGGGCGCGCGGGTGATGCACACGCCCGCGGAGGCGCGGACGGCGAAGGACTGGCACCTGTGCTTCCGCCGCGCCACCGTCCAGGTGAACGGCGAGCTCGGCGGTCCGCGCGGCGTGACCGCGGTCGATCTGCACGCGTCCGAGACCAGCAGCGAGACGGTCGACGCCGTCAAAGCCCGCACCGACGAGACGGAGCTTGCCCGCTTCGACGCGGTCGGCGACGCCGAGCTGTCGGACCCCAAGCTGATCTGGCGTGGCGATCGCGTGATCAGCGCATTCTCCGATTACTGGGTCGATCCCGCCGCGAGCCCGGCCGCGCCGGCGCCGCATTCGTGGCTCACGGTGTCGGCGGACGGCGTGGCGCGGTATTTGCTGGTCTTCGACGCATTCGAGGGCCCGACCGCCACGACGCCTGGGACCGTCTCGCTGCGGATCCGGCCCGAGGGGAAATAG
- a CDS encoding TonB-dependent receptor plug domain-containing protein gives MSVTRVAGFTGRGGRAAVVAAGALVAALLSCAGVARAGEPSGGEKPEDKAVEVTVTGTRMPEGSQRSTVRVDVVTRAEAERRGATNVAEALQGQLGVQVNPAAYGEIGGPSAIQIQGLDRQRVLVLEDGERVIGDVGGAIDLSRMPLSDVARVEVVAGPMSSLYGTSAIGGVVNVITGQPLDPGLSGRLRVEGRNRRGVIVQGGAALRGERVWGTVDGSFVRGDGVALPEGAIDLAMPDRQQGMIGLRFGAQIGPRSRVQARARWMHDASDGRQSQVVPGLGTYRIDLPQRTNRFALHLVELLDLGRGSSLRVALGQQWAFDRTGKDRHESPLDEERARAASLSSAEVTGTLADGRRTWVLGARAEVERLSQSLSRAELVNGAVKTTTADELAPTMLGSVAAYAQLGWKVLDSLTVLGGGRAEMHLRYGSVVVPRIALAFQPSPRWTLRASVGRGFRAPAAKEIGFSFDHGALGYRVIGNPDLGPETSWGTSGDVSFRPAGGLIVRGGVFANWIDDLIDIDIQPTASEGGIDDYTYRNIGKARTFGAQADAAWTVSRALRTEVGYAYLWTRDDENQRPLEGRPPHTVYAALRATLPLAIELVLRYRIVTDAFLDEGLRTPGFQTLDARLARPLWPAAQIYAGVLNATGVQRDPERLGDQRPIPGRTFYLGLTAELPAEEP, from the coding sequence ATGAGCGTGACGCGTGTGGCGGGCTTCACAGGTCGCGGCGGGCGCGCGGCCGTCGTGGCCGCGGGCGCGCTCGTCGCGGCCTTGCTGTCGTGCGCGGGGGTGGCGCGCGCGGGCGAGCCCTCGGGAGGCGAAAAGCCCGAGGACAAGGCCGTCGAGGTCACCGTCACCGGCACGCGCATGCCAGAGGGCAGCCAGCGCTCCACCGTGCGCGTCGACGTCGTCACCCGGGCGGAGGCCGAGCGGCGCGGCGCGACCAACGTGGCCGAGGCGCTGCAGGGGCAGCTCGGCGTGCAGGTCAACCCGGCTGCGTACGGCGAGATCGGGGGCCCGAGCGCGATCCAGATCCAGGGCCTCGACCGCCAGCGCGTGCTGGTGCTCGAGGACGGCGAGCGCGTCATCGGCGACGTGGGCGGGGCGATCGATCTGTCGCGGATGCCGCTGTCCGACGTGGCTCGCGTCGAGGTCGTGGCCGGCCCCATGAGCTCGCTCTACGGCACGAGCGCGATCGGGGGCGTCGTCAACGTCATCACCGGGCAGCCCCTCGACCCGGGGTTGAGCGGCAGATTGCGCGTCGAGGGGCGCAACCGCCGCGGGGTGATCGTGCAGGGAGGCGCGGCGCTTCGCGGCGAGCGCGTCTGGGGCACGGTCGACGGCAGCTTCGTGCGCGGCGACGGGGTCGCGCTGCCCGAGGGGGCGATCGATCTGGCGATGCCCGACCGGCAGCAGGGCATGATCGGGCTGCGGTTTGGCGCGCAGATCGGGCCGCGATCGCGGGTGCAAGCGCGCGCGCGCTGGATGCACGACGCGTCCGACGGGCGGCAGAGCCAGGTCGTCCCGGGTCTCGGCACCTACCGGATCGATCTGCCGCAGCGGACGAACCGCTTCGCCCTGCACCTGGTCGAGCTCCTCGATCTCGGCCGCGGATCGAGCCTGCGCGTGGCCCTCGGCCAGCAGTGGGCTTTCGACAGGACGGGCAAGGATCGTCATGAATCCCCGCTCGACGAGGAGCGCGCGCGGGCGGCGTCGCTCTCGAGCGCGGAGGTGACCGGCACCCTCGCCGACGGCCGCCGGACGTGGGTCCTCGGCGCCCGGGCCGAGGTGGAGCGGCTCTCGCAGAGCCTGTCGCGCGCCGAGCTCGTCAATGGCGCGGTGAAGACGACGACCGCCGACGAGCTGGCGCCCACGATGCTCGGCAGCGTCGCGGCTTATGCGCAGCTCGGCTGGAAGGTCCTGGACAGCTTGACCGTGCTCGGGGGCGGGCGCGCGGAGATGCACCTGCGTTACGGCAGCGTCGTGGTGCCACGGATTGCGCTCGCCTTCCAGCCCTCGCCGCGATGGACCTTGCGCGCGTCGGTCGGACGCGGCTTTCGCGCGCCGGCGGCCAAGGAGATTGGTTTTTCCTTCGATCACGGGGCGCTCGGTTATCGCGTGATCGGCAATCCGGACCTCGGGCCGGAGACGTCCTGGGGCACGAGCGGCGACGTGAGCTTCCGGCCTGCCGGGGGGCTGATCGTGCGCGGCGGCGTGTTCGCGAACTGGATCGACGATCTCATCGACATCGACATCCAGCCCACCGCGAGCGAGGGCGGCATCGACGATTACACGTACAGGAACATCGGCAAGGCGCGCACCTTCGGCGCGCAGGCGGACGCCGCCTGGACGGTCTCGCGCGCGCTTCGCACCGAGGTGGGGTATGCCTATCTCTGGACGCGGGACGACGAGAATCAGCGCCCGCTCGAGGGGCGCCCGCCGCACACCGTGTACGCCGCGCTCCGGGCCACGCTCCCGCTCGCGATCGAGCTGGTGCTCCGCTATCGCATCGTCACCGACGCCTTTCTCGACGAGGGGCTGCGGACGCCCGGGTTCCAGACGCTCGACGCGCGCCTCGCGCGCCCGCTCTGGCCTGCGGCACAGATCTACGCCGGTGTGCTCAATGCAACCGGCGTGCAGAGGGACCCCGAGAGGCTCGGCGATCAGCGTCCGATCCCGGGGAGAACCTTTTATCTCGGCCTGACCGCCGAGCTTCCCGCGGAGGAACCATGA
- a CDS encoding serine protease produces MVLPVRALGLLAVLVAGCGASEAGSDKAKAPASPPKPAPAGEAAASAPKTPPDRLRREDLKTVLPSGLPWLLRRVWPEEVFRDGKFVGWRLVAIPEEWTGLDLRPEDIVTRVNGKPLETPEQVWEAWTSLATATELRVAYDRNGQARELLLPIEGPPAPELLASLTNPSPPPRKAQPRKGTIVIEGRDPAGDGASDE; encoded by the coding sequence ATGGTCTTGCCGGTACGCGCTCTCGGCCTGCTCGCGGTCCTCGTCGCCGGTTGCGGCGCCTCCGAGGCCGGGAGCGACAAGGCCAAGGCCCCCGCCTCGCCCCCGAAGCCCGCGCCGGCTGGCGAGGCCGCGGCGAGCGCGCCCAAGACCCCGCCGGATCGGCTGCGGCGCGAGGATCTGAAGACCGTCCTGCCGAGCGGCTTGCCGTGGCTTTTGCGGCGCGTGTGGCCCGAAGAGGTCTTCCGCGACGGCAAGTTCGTGGGCTGGCGCCTCGTCGCGATCCCCGAGGAGTGGACGGGGCTCGACCTGCGGCCCGAGGACATCGTCACGCGCGTCAATGGCAAGCCGCTCGAGACGCCGGAGCAGGTGTGGGAGGCGTGGACGTCGCTCGCCACCGCGACCGAGCTGCGGGTCGCCTACGATCGCAATGGCCAGGCGCGCGAGCTTTTGCTGCCCATCGAGGGCCCGCCCGCGCCCGAGCTTTTGGCCTCGCTGACGAACCCCTCGCCCCCGCCCCGCAAGGCGCAGCCGCGCAAGGGCACGATCGTCATCGAGGGGCGAGACCCGGCGGGCGACGGAGCCAGCGACGAATGA